AGTGCTGGAGTGTGTGTTTCCCCAGACAGATGAGGCTGGGAGGGGACCCAGCCATCCCAGCCCCCACTTGAGAtccctccctcctgtcttccTACTCCCTTTCCTGCAGATCTCCCTGCTCTGCCAGTGCATCCTGTATCACATTCGGTGTGGGAGGCAGGGAGCATGTATCTATTCTGGGAGCAGACAGCTTGTTCCCAGCCTTGCAGGGTGTAAAAATAACCCCCAGGTGGCATTGCTCTGGCCCCAGACAGTGCACCAGCCAGAGTAGTTCCCTGGtatcctccccacccaccctccattctCAGCCCGAGGGTACCACAGCGGAGAGAAGACCCCATCTGGTCAAGAGTTACGGAGCAGTGATCTGCTGGGGGTGGAGAGCTGAGCTCTCGGCCTGCTGCTGCCTGAGCTTGCAGCTGACGTGGTGTGTGCGCAGTCGGTCTGGGGCCAGCTTTCTGACACCAGCTCTGAGTTCCCTGGTCGTCCTGTACCCAGGTATCCAAGGCCCCCAGTACTCCTGTGCCACCCAGCCCTGCCCCAGCCCCTGGACTCACTAAGCGTGTGAAGAAAAGCAAACAGCCACTTCAGGTGACGAAGGATCTGGGCCGATGGAAGCCTGCAGATGACCTCCTACTCATCAATGCTGTGTTGCAGGTAGTTCACCCACCAACCCCACCATGGGCCTGGGgctcccttctcccccaccctccGAATCCCAACCCCCATACCAGCTTAGTAGGACCCTATGGCTTCCAAGGGAAGGGTTCTTCCCAGTGCTGAGGCTGGAGCAAACCGGTCTGGGTCTTGCAGACCAATGACCTGACGTCTGTCCACCTGGGTGTGAAGTTCAGCTGCCGCTTCACCCTCCGGGAAGTTCAAGAGCGTTGGTACGCCCTGCTCTACGACCCTGTCATCTCCAAGTGAGTGGGCTGGCTCCAGTAGGGGGAGGTGCTGGGGGCCACCCAAATTTGGAACTAGGTATAGGTTGGCCAGATTCTACCAGGGTCCAAAGGAGgggcttgggaggcagggctgggGGCCTTGTGTCCTCTGGGATAATTGGGGACCTGCCAGGTTTTACAGAGAAGCTCCTTCCTCTAGTTCCTCCTAGAGAAACAGCAGAGTCTAAAGGTAGAGAAAGCAGCGTAGGAAACAAATGCCCACCAATGGCCAGGAGCCCCAGGCCCACCAGTGTCACCTCTGGACTTTGCCACACTGGCCTCTCACAGTTCCTTCTATGAAGAGAAACTGAGCCcctagcgctcgggaggcagaggcaggtggatctccgagttccaggacagccagggctccagccagggctccacagagaaaccctgccttgaaagacaaacagagagagggagaactgaAACAAAAGAGCCCCAAGACCCTTCTGGTGTCAGCAGAGTTTCAATAAGCTCACGCACTAAGCAGCGTACTCCTCCTCGGTCACTTAATTCAGTGTCCTCGGAGCTGGGTTTGATGCTGAACGCCCAGCTCTCCTCCACAGCCCTGCCACCCGCCCACGTAAGCTGTAGCCGTAGCCCAGAGACACCAGAAAACAGGTTGGCCTCGGCTTAGGGAAAAGGGAGCGGTGGGCAGTGCTTAATGAGTGGCAGACAGCTTAGCCGTGGGCTGAGGAGGGGCCGGAAGAGGGTGCAGCTGGTCCCAGGAGACGTCTCGGAACCAGGCCTCTTTCCTGTTGGCTGGTTTGGAGCCCAGGTCTTCCTGTGTATACCTGGCTGATTTGGAGCTtatctgtagcccagactggccttgaactttgagcaatcctcctgcctccatctcctgcaggctggaattacaggcatgtgccaccacacttgagtCTTTAGAGACTATGACTTCCATTTAATGAATTGCCTCTTCATTCATTGGACTGTGCCCTGATGCTGTGCTTAGCCTCAGGTTATTTCTACCAAGGACCTCTAGGCTTAGGAGCTCTAAGTCGCAAAGGCTTCTTGGTTTGGGGAGCAGGAACCCCAGATTATTTGACTCCCTCCTTTCAGCTCTGCCCTTCATTTCTTTCCATGAGCAGGCTGGCTTGCCAGGCCATGAGACAACTGCACCCAGAAGCCATTGCAGCCATTCAGAGCAAGGCCCTGTTCAGCAAGGCTGAGGAGCAGCTGCTGAGCAAAGTAGGATCGGTAAGGTTGAGGACTTGGACAGGGTACAAGCTGGACCACTTGGAAAACCACCAGTGGGGAGTCTTGCCTGCCCTGGTCTGCACACACATCAATCCAATGAACACATCTGTGGGGCCTTTGTGATGGGTCTTGGGAGAAACCATGCCTGGCCCCCTGGGTGACCCTTGCTTCTTCCAGTTCCTTGGGAGGGCTTGGGGACAGCAGTGGGGTGGGAATGAGAAAACTCTGGCATGAAGAGCATATTTCTCATCTCCAGACCAGCCAGCCCACCTTGGAAACCTTCCAGGACTTGTTGCACAGACACCCTGATGCCTTCTACCTGGCGCGTACTGCCAAGTCTCTGCAGGCCCACTGGCAGCTCATGAAACAGTATTACCTACTCGAGGATCAGACAGGTAACCCCCAGGAGCTGCAGCGTGAGCAGCCAGCTGTTGAGGTGTGAGCGTGTGTGAGGTGCTGAGGGTACAGTGTCCTGTGTTAGAGTCCACAGCTCCCTGCCAGTGTCCTCTTCACCTCAGtttgcagaaaaacagcagcactAACCCTGCTTCCGTAGAGAGCTGCAGGGCCTTTGGCATCATGGGAAGGAAGCCAGCTTGCTTGGTCTCCTGGGCCACAAGTCTAAACAGCAGTTACTACTACTTCTTGTTctaggatcttctgttttttcttGACGTCTTTTGCCATCACATAAACAGGACGTTAGTTTATTATTTATAGGTAGCATTAAAAATGGAGCAAACTGGGAGTGTCCTCTCTGTTCACTCTTCCCGTGTTGGGGAAAGACACAATGACTCCGTTTGCACCCCGCTCCAGCGCCTTGTTCGTGGACCAGGGAGTCTGTGTTGTCGGGTAGCTTAGGACGAGGACTCCCCAGTGGGACTTCATAGCTAGGACCccatcttccttcttccccaAGGACTGGAGTGTCTTCTGCCACTCCCTCGTCCTCGAACTCCCCCTCTCTGGGGGACAAGTGCTAGGAGAGCCGTCTGGGTAGGCTGCAGGAGGCCTGTAGGAGGCTGGTGACCCGGGGTCTGGGGTCTGGCCGAGGCACACTCTTCTTGCCTGAATCCACCACCTGCTGCAGCGTGCACCACTCTACCATAGCTCCTCACATGGGAAGGTCAAGTCCTTTACTGCATTGGTGCTCCTGCAGCTCTGGTTCCAAAACACAGCCTCCTCCAGGAGGATTGTGGACGATCCGTCCACTGGCTTCAGTGGGCCCAGGGGCTTGCTGCCTTACCCATGACCGTGTCCTCATGGAGAACGTTTGCTAGgtgacatttatttttactgttttaaatCCAGCTAGTCTtttgtttgtcaagacagggtttctctgtagccctggctgtcctttaactcactctatagatcaggctggccttgaactcagagagatccacctgcttctgcctcctgagtgctgggattaaaggcatgcaccaccaccacccagattcCCCTCCCCCCGACCcccccagatagggtttctctgtgtagttttggtgcctgtcctggaactcactttggagaccagactggcctcaaactcacagagatccgcctggctctgcctcccgagtgctgggattaaaggcgtgcgccaccactgcctggcaagtttttttttttttttttgagtcatggttttctacagcccaggctgacctcctgcctccatctcccaagaactgggattctGGGTTTGTGCCACCAGATCCTGCTTCTTCTGTTGTCATTTTGGAAATGGTTCTATCCACTGAAAGCTTATCTTAAGGTTATATAATTTTTTCCTCCAAGAGGCTCTGTGTGGGAACTTGTTTCTCGTTGCTTAGAGCCGGGTGTCCCCAGGATCAGCTGGTTTCCTTAGCCGCAGGTTAGTCACACGTCTCATGGATTTCAGGTGGACCTGATGGAAGGCAGCCTGGTGGAGTGACCAGAGAGCCTAATACTCTGCCCCCCAGTCTCCTGCCTCCTGCgcagccccccacccccggccgGTAGCTGCCCTGCTGCAGTGCACCACTGCAGTCTCGGCACAGCTGGCCCCGAACCACGAGGGCTTGTATTCTGTTCATTCTCAGCAGAAGCAGTCGGAAACGTTCACAAAACAGTGTTTTTCCAGAACATACTCAGTGGGCTCTAATATTAATTATCCTGCTCCGTTTCATCTTTTGAAAGCAATAAAGCTAATTTCATGGCCCATAAGGAGGTCATTCCTCAGACTGAAGTGGAAGCAGCTCTGTAGGCCCGGGCTTTCCCATGGTGCATACCTCTCAGGGTGGCCAAAAGGCTGGGGGTGGCTTGGGTCCTAGCTGTGCCCCAGCCTCTGCCCTCTGATACGTGTCCCCTCACGTGTACAGGGGAGCCGAGCAGCCCTCCCTGATTAGTTTGAGACTTCATGAGTGAGCCTGCCATATCCCACAAGCCCATGCAGGTCAGCTATGGTCCCCTGGTCTTGAACCACCTCTGTCCCAAGTTAGGTGGCAGGGGGCCTGTGTCAAGTCAGAACCCCCGACTTGGGACTGTGCTCCCTCTGGCTCTGGCTCCAGAAGGCTCGCTCTGTCCTGGCTCCTGGCTCTCGGCTCACCCGGCTGTCGTGGGCGGCTGGGGACCAGGAGCCGACATTCACACTCTCTGTTGTCTGTTCAGTGCAGCCGCTGCCTAAGGGGGACCAAGTGCTAAACTTCTCTGACGCAGAGGACCTGATTGACGACAGTAAGCTCAAGTGAGTTCCTGGAGAGGGTTGGCTCCAGTTTTCGGGCACACCGGGCTGCCCAGCAGACACAGCTTCAGTTGCAGCTGCTGGGCCTAGCCACCCTGCTACACCCTCTCCTCTGGGGGCCGCTTCAGCTCACTGCCTTCCCCTTTTCCCTACCCCAGTCCCAGGGCTAGGCCAATGCGTAAACAACTCCTGAGCCCCTTGGCTGAAGAGCCTGGGGTGCCCTAGTGGGCCAGGTCCCAGGGCCTGATAGTGGGCCTGATTCATCCTTTTCACCACTCAGGGACATGCGAGATGAAGTCCTGGAGCATGGTAAGTCTGCCCTGCTGGGGACAGTGGGCTTGGGAGCTCTTGCTGAACTGGAGGGACCAGTTCAAGGGGCTGGTGGCGTCAGTGTCTCTTCACCTCACCTCAGAGCTGACAGTGGCTGACCGGCGCCAGAAACGGGAGATCCGGCAGCTGGAGCAGGAGTTGCATAAGTGGCAGGTTCTGGTGGACAGCATCACAGGTGAGGAGCCTGGGGACCAGATGGCACGCTCCGTGGCATTCTTTGTCCCGTGAGCCCTTTCCTTGCCTGTCTGGGCATGCCGTTTGCTAAGCCCATTGCCTGTCTTCCCTACCCCAGCTCAGGGCTGGTCTTGTCTGCTTTGCTGACCCTGCTCTTCTCTCAGGCATGAGCTCTCCGGACTTCGACAACCAGACTCTGGCCGTGTTGCGGGGCCGCATGGTGCGATACCTAATGCGCTCTCGTGAGGTGAGACAGGCCGTCACTGTTCCCACCCTGCCTAGGCTCCCTCCTCTGTTgtccctttctctgcccagtcctTGTTTTCTCATCTCTCCCTGTGCCGGCCGTCACCTCCACCATTTTCCCAGATCACCCTGGGCAGAGCAACCAAGGACAACCAGATCGATGTGGACCTGTCTCTAGAAGGTCCAGCCTGGAAGATCTCCCGAAAGCAAGGTATACACCCTCCTGCCACTCCAGCAGGGAACAGTAGGGGGACCTCCAGCCTCTCACTGGCCTTTCCAGCCCTGGGCCGTGTGCCTAGAGAACCCTCGTGGACTCGTGAGCAGGCTCACGGAGTTGGTGCTTGGAGAGCTCTACCCAGGGGTCTCAAGCGCCTGCAAGTGCTCACCCCAGGAGGCGGAGCGGCACTTAGTGCTCTCTTCCGGGTGTCTCCATCTTGTcgttaattttcctttctgtctctacaGGTGTCATCAGGCTGAAAAACAATGGTGACTTCTTCATTGCCAATGAGGGCCGGCGGCCCATCTATATTGATGGCCGGCCTGTGCTGTGTGGCTCCAAGTGGCGGCTTAGCAACAACTCTGTGGTGGAGGTGAGTTGGGGATGGAGAACGCCAGGGTGTGTCACCTGGTGCGGTCCTGTCCCACCTCTGTCCTGAGCTGtccttctctctcctgccagATCGCCAGCCTGCGATTCGTCTTCCTCATCAACCAGGACCTCATCGCCCTCATCCGGGCTGAGGCTGCCAAAATCACACCACAGTGATTTTGCCCGGGTAGCAGAAACCAGGGCattctctggcctcagtttcccctgtcATTCCAGCTCCCTTGAGCTGGGAACTCAGGCTCCTGAAAAACCCTTCCACCCAGAGTGGGTAGTGGAGGCCCAACTGCTGGCCCATTGATTTGAGCCGCGGAGGCAAGGTGGGATCACCACGGGGAAGCCAGGAGAGGCTGGGACCCCTGTGCCTCCCCAGAGCCAGAGCCCCCACCATTGCCACATCACTCCTGTGTCTCCTTGGATCAGCTTTAGactcctccttttttgttttctttttgtaaataaaaCGCACCAAGTTCCAAagtagtttcttttattttttgtgttttttaatataaaaaacatGAGGACAGGTGGAGACAGGCACATGCAAGGAATGGCAGACCCCTCCTTGTCCTCAGGCCTCTGCCCCCATCTGGTGGAGGGGAACAAGCAGGTCAGTGGAGCAGAACCTGTGGACCCCTCGTCTggggcctgcctgaggctccAGCTCACCCTCGGAGGCCGGCCTAAGCTTCCTCCCTTCTCGGGCTCCCTGCCCTGAGCCAGCGGGCAGTGTGCAGCTGTGAGGCGAGGCAGAGCCCAGGTGGCGGGTGAGTGCAGTCCTGATCTCCACAGCAGTCAGACCCCTGTGCCTTCTTCCTGGCTCCACTGGACTGTGCCGGGACCGTGGCAGCCAATGAGCACCATCTCTAGGCTGTGGGGATCCCAGGGCAGGGCGCGGCTTCCTGACCCCGGAGGGGGCTCTCCAGTACTGGTAGCCTCAGCCTGGCTCACAGGTGCTGGGGTCCCAGTCCTAGCCCCTTCCTCAGAAGGAGGGGGTGATGCTGGGGTGCTCGGCTCAGAGCAGAGGTCTCCAGAGCCAGGGGGCTCCGAGTCTGAGGTGGAGGTCCATAAAGCTGTGGCTCGAGGCCAAGGGGAGCTCTGAGATGCAGGGGGGCCCCATGGCCAGGGTGCCATGAGGGGAGGAGGGTGCCCTGGACGAGGGTGCGGCCAGGTCCCACTCAAGACAGAACCTGCCGGGGGCTGCAGGCAATAGGAGGATGCCCCGGTGTCCACACGCAGGGGCTGTAGGAGCCCAGAGGCAGTGGCTGGGCATGGCCCCTCTCCTGGTGCCCGGGGACACTGGCCTTCTCCTTGGGGCACCAGGATAAGGTGCACAGCCTGGCGGAGTGACTGCAGCCCCTCTCGCATCTGGAGCACCTGTTCAGACAGCTCCACCACCTTCGGGGGAGAGGTCACAAGGTCAGTCGGGCAGCCATCTCAGCAGGCcggctcctccctccctcccggctCCCATCTCGTCCACCCACCGCCTGCCGCAGCTTGTCCAGTGTGTCCGCGCTCCTTGTCTCACTGGGCCCTGAGGGGACGGTGAGCAGGCCACTCTCTGTGGAAAGGATCGGGTTGTCAGCCAGAGCTGCTAAAAGACCTACGGTTTAGGGTGCAGGCCTGGCCTCTTGGAACACTGACCTGGCTCACCCAGCTCCCTTCTGGCCTTGGTCAAGTTGTTCAATTTTGCCTCAATTGTCAGCAGCACGAAAACCCCAACCAGCAGCCCTGCATAACACCGCCCAGAGCTCCCCTCCCTGCCGGAAACTGTCCCTGTGTGGGACAGGATGAAATAGTCTTGGGGCCCATGGTGCTCTCAGATCTACGAAGCCAGGGCTGGTCttgagctctgtctgcctctacctccctagtgctagcaTTATGGGCATACACCACTATGTCTAGCTGGAAGTTGTTCTTTGTATCTGTCCCTCATTCTGTCCTAGAGGATGTGCCGTCCCTCTGTCCACTTTCCAGGCTGCCTGTCTTACCCAGGGCCAGCTTCAACCCTGTCTTTCCAGCCCTCTCCTCCCAATCAGACAGACATGTGCTAAGGGCGTTGGGAACATTCTCTAATTGACATGCACAACAACCCATTTTATAGACGGGAAGCAGGACCCAGACACTGGCTGAGCTTATGCTGTTAGAAGGCTGACAGGGCAGGCATCCAAGCCTTGCGTCACAGTCACCACCAGCCCAGCCCGTGAGGGCATCCAGGCTCCTGCCAGTTCCTCTAACATCAGGCTCAGACACCACAGTGCTTGACATCTGTGAGGAAAACGGGGTGTCCACCAACACTCTCTTGTACCTTGTCCCGGAGAGGGGCTGCTGCTACATTCTGGGCCAGACTGACCCACTCGGAAAGAGAACTTGTGCTGGTCAGAGCCACAGCCATCCTCAATGCCATCTACGACCCTGTGGACCCCACAAACCAACAAATCAGACGATGGGCAGCCACTGTGGTGTCGGGATGGGATGTTCCAGTGTTCACCAGCTGCAGAAGCTCGGCTAGCTGGGGGACCTGGACAGCCTGAGAAGCTAGCACACTCCCCTTTCCTGGGAGCTTGCATTTTAGCTGAAGAGTAAATTGGAGTAACAAAACAGCAAGAGTTCAGGGTAAGCTACCCCCTAGCTGGTAGTGGCTTGGCAGAAATCAGGGAAAGCTTCTCGGAGGAGATGTACTTGGCCTCTGAAGGCTGAGTGGATGAAGATGGAAggatgggggctggagggatgcccCTGAAGTTAAAAGCCTGTTCTGTTCGTGCAGAGAACTCACATACAACAGCTCACGACCACCTGGggtccaaagccctcttctggcctctgtgggtacctgcactcatgtgcacagtcccctgcctccccccattaaaaataaaatcttttcttaaatatgaaaatgtgaagccaggcatggtgcacatatgtagtcccagcgctcaggagacagaggcaggagggtgacacagtggaggacaacctgggttacatagtcTCGACACCCAGGACAGGGTGCCTAGCTGGGCCTCTGTCCTGCACGTCACCGCAATCCCACCGCCGtgaagttcagggccagctcacctgggGCTCAGGTCTGGGGGTACATTCCATGGCATGGGGGGCAGCCGCAGCCCATCTAGGGTCCGTGGATGAGCAGAGGGGCCAGCCTCGGGCTTAAAAACCCCTGCCCTACTTGGCCGCCCTCTGCCACCTAGACGTGGCCTGGGTGCAGTTCGACGTGGGGACAGCAGTTTGGCggctgaggaggaggaagtgcaGCCAGGTGACAGCAGGGGACTGGAGGGCTCATCTGCCGGGGCTGGTGAGACTGTGTGTCCCTGCTCCCCGTCCGTCTCCTTCTCCTCCAGTGTGGACATGAGGGTGTTGTCACCACTCAAGGAACTGGTATCCAcctggggacagaggggacagggaTTCAACATGGACGGCCACTGGTGTGTCTCACCACCTACCAAGGCCCAGGAAAGAACCCAGGCAGAGGAAAATGGCCTGGCGGAAGTAACCAACTGcactgttgccatgacaaaatcACCAAGCCACGGAGAAAATCGTCCCCCAAATTCCACCCATATGCGGATATAATGCCTCTCTCCTTGGTCCTTCCCACTAACAGGACTCTACAGTGTGTGCTAGTGATGATCTGAGACCCCCAAGACCTCTGTG
This genomic interval from Peromyscus eremicus chromosome 20, PerEre_H2_v1, whole genome shotgun sequence contains the following:
- the Mcrs1 gene encoding microspherule protein 1 produces the protein MDKDSQGLLDSSLMASGTASRSEDEESLAGQKRASSQALGTIPKRRSSSRFIKRKKFDDELVESSLAKSSTRVKGASGVESGRCSGSEPSSSEKKKVSKAPSTPVPPSPAPAPGLTKRVKKSKQPLQVTKDLGRWKPADDLLLINAVLQTNDLTSVHLGVKFSCRFTLREVQERWYALLYDPVISKLACQAMRQLHPEAIAAIQSKALFSKAEEQLLSKVGSTSQPTLETFQDLLHRHPDAFYLARTAKSLQAHWQLMKQYYLLEDQTVQPLPKGDQVLNFSDAEDLIDDSKLKDMRDEVLEHELTVADRRQKREIRQLEQELHKWQVLVDSITGMSSPDFDNQTLAVLRGRMVRYLMRSREITLGRATKDNQIDVDLSLEGPAWKISRKQGVIRLKNNGDFFIANEGRRPIYIDGRPVLCGSKWRLSNNSVVEIASLRFVFLINQDLIALIRAEAAKITPQ